TAAGAAGActgatacttttatttttaatattttctagcCAAATTTGCTTCCTGTGCCTAACTATAACTTAACTGATACGATAGGTACAGTTTCATGGTTATACCTAGTCTTCATCACCTGCATGTTAATATCTTTCTTCTGAGGCAACAAGTCCTGGCAAAAAGTATAGAAACAAATACCTGCACAAGTCTAATTATGCAAAACGACTCTAGGGTTCAGAGTGCTTGAAGTGCTTGCCTCTGCTGCAGATTTTAGctacatttacttttttgttcCCTGGTTCAGTAAAAGCAATCTGATAGAGGCAGTCATCCCTATAGGTAGGCTAACAAATATTCATTGACCAAAATATCAGGCCAATACTTGAAATGCCTTTAAATAATGGTCAATATCCTAGCAGTGAGGCACCAATCTCTGTGCTGCTGGATTCAGAGTGAGCTTTCAACTCTGAGAAATGAGTTGAGCACAAGGTGTGAGAGTAAGTGGCGCTAATGTTATCATCTGTTCTGGAGAATCTGCCTCTTATGGAGGATGTTTGCAAAGCAGCTCTGTAAACATGATGCAAGTGAGTCACCTGAAATATCTCTATCAGCAGATCTCTAGAGGCACAGAAGGAGAATGAAGCTGCTGCTTCTGCCAGCTCACAGCATCTTGCTAGTACATGGATGCCTCATACCCAAAGAAACATCTGATCAAATGTCAAAAATACTGAcagatggaaaagaaaatgaaaaaaagaataaatcggTGGCCCTGATTCATTTAAATATCTATCAACCCACATTGTCCTCAGTCTATCATTTGTTTCTTGTCATCAGCATTATCCTACTACTTTCcatgagctttagcatctcaggCACTAAAATCTTTACCCACATGTGGGCATCATAGGCAGTCAGTCTATCcatctggtcaaatatattaTAGGACTGTGGAGTGTAAAGGGATCACTCCTGAAATATAggagtctacaggtccttctcaaaatattagcatattgtgataaagttcattattttccataatgtcatgatgaaaatttaacattcatatattttagattcattgcacactaactgaaatatttcaggtcttttattgtcttaatacggatgattttggcatacagctcatgaaaacccaaaattcctatctcacaaaattagcatatttcatccgaccaataaaagaaaagtgtttttaatacaaaaaacgtcaaccttcaaataatcatgtacagttatgtactcaatacttggtcgggaatcctttggcagaaatgactgcttcaatgcggcgtggcatggaggcaatcagcctgtggcactgctgaggtcttatggaggcccaggatgcttcgatagcggcctttagctcatccagactgttgggtcttgagtctctcaacgttctcttcacaatatcccacagattctctatggggttcaggtcaggagagttggcaggccaattgagcacagtgataccatggtcagtaaaccatttaccagtggttttggcactgtgagcaggtgccaggtcgtgctgaaaaatgaaatcttcatctccataaagcttttcagcagatggaagcatgaagtgctccaaaatctcctgatagctagctgcattgaccctgcccttgataaaacacagtggaccaacaccagcagctgacacggcaccccagaccatcactgactgtgggtacttgacactggacttctggcattttggcatttccttctccccagtcttcctccagactctggcaccttgatttctgaatgacatgcagaatttgctttcatccgaaaaaagtactttggaccactgagcaacagtccagtgctgcttctctgtagcccaggtctggggaatgcggcacctgtagcccatttcctgcacacgcctgtgcacggtggctctggatgtttctactccagactcagtccattgcttccgcaggtcccccaaggtctggaatcggcccttctccacaatcttcctcagggtccggtcacctcttctcgttgtgcagcgttttctgccacactttttccttcccacagacttcccactgaggtgccttgatacagcactctgggaacagcctattcgttcagaaatttctttctgtgtcttaccctcttgcttgagggtgtcaatagtggccttctggacagcagtcaggtcggcagtcttacccatgattggggttttgaatgatgaaccaggctgggagttttaaaggcctcaggaatcttttgcaggtgtttagagttaactcgttgattcagatgattaggttcatagctcgtttagagacccttttaatgatatgctaattttgtgagataggaattttgggttttcatgagctgtatgccaaaatcatccgtattaagacaataaaagacctgaaatatttcagttagtgtgcaatgaatctaaaatatatgaatgttaaattttcatcatgacattatggaaaataatgaactttatcacaatatgctaattttttgagaaggacctgtatatcttgcATACAAGTATTCCTTCTAGGACTGCAATAATGCACATGCGGAGAGCAGctcaaattagatttttttttaaaaagtaaatgacTGTGGTTAATGTctttatctgctgcaaacaacCAAAACAAGTCCAACcatttttctacaaataaatcTTAATTTGTTGTTCAGTAAATTCATGCAGGACAGAGACCAGGCATCCCATGCCTTGATAACATTGCATTGGTTTTTAATGGGTTGCGTTCTTTCCATCTATTCTCCCTCTATCTCTTGCCCCTGTCTTTGCATTTTAATGAGCCAGCAAAGCCTTTCAGACACACAAACCGGAGCCCGACCTTCTCGGCCAGCACCAGGTATCACATACGCAATTTGCTTGTTTAACATTGGCAGTAAAAGCCACGGGACAGATCAAACTGGTACCAGTCAGACCTGAGAGAACAGTTGTGCCTTCAATAGTCCGATAAAACGTCGTACTTCATGAAACCTGGAAGATTAAAAGGATGCAAATAGCAAAGACATGAGAGCACCGGTGAGGTACATGAGGCGTAATTACAAACACACAACAATGCAGGCTGTCCATCATCCCGACAGGTCAGCAGTGTATAAATCTGTTATTGTGTGTGAGAGGAAACAGGATCTACACCCAATGAATACAACAACATggtcaataaaacaaaaaactgagatGATGATTTCAACTGACATTAACTCGTGTCTCGTGAAGCACAGGTTGCATTTTAAATGTATCTAAATTTATACGATTTTCTTGTGTTTTGGAATAAAGTCTTTTCTTTATGATAACCTTTTTCAGAAGCTTAAATGGATatggaaaaattaaaacaccCATACaatggcttgcaaaagtattcataccctttcaacattttcactcattacaaccacaacatttgaattatgtgataaaccaacacaaaccagtgtataattgtgaggtggaaagaatataataaacagttttcaaaattgttttaaactaATAAAATCTGAACAGTATGTGCGCGCATTTCTGTTTAGCCCCCTTTCCTCCGATACCCCTCATAAGATCCAGTGAGAACGACTACATTTGTAGGTCATTTAAATAGTAAATAAACTTTACCTTCAAGTAACATAAAATAGTGCTGcgcaataaaacaattttagtcattttgtcaagaaacagaaaataccAATAATGATGATGAAGGCtccaaatttaaaaacagacacaaTACATGTGGGTTTACAGGCAATAGGTGGGGTCACCATTATTTAAGCATGTGTAAAAGACTGAGAAACAGTAGTGTGGAATTGATTTGCATTATTTTCCAGTTGgactcaaatatatttaaatttttaaaccGTACCGCAAATGGGACTTGTACATCAATATTTTGCTAGTTGATAAAGGGTAATTATTAATCTATAGAGTCCTGCAATTCAAAAGGGAATTCAGTTTTAACTTTATGACAGTTTTTGGAATTAAATCCGAAAGTTCATGTTTCATTACTTTTTTCATTTGCTCTATATATTTGTATTGAAACTGATACTATCTTagtaaataaatttttaatttgaaaCCACATCATAATAAATATTGATACCttcaaaatacagaaataaatggtggttatttttttttttgtccgtATCAACCAGCTCTATGGTTAAGAGAGAGAACAATATGACATATTTTGAACATCTCACCGGGGataatctgaaaatggaaacagtatggcacaactgcaaatcttATCAGGAcgttcacctaaactgacaggccagggtTTTAAgaccattattcagagaagcagccatgaggccaatggtaactctggaggagctgcactcCACAGACCTAACCTTTATTGAGAattagcaagaagaaagccattgttcaaAGAAATCGGACCAAACTTGTTTAAAATTTGCCACAAGACATGCAGGGAACACATATATAAACATATCGAAGAAGGccctctggtctgatgagaccaacaATGAattgcacatcactctgaacacaccatcggACAGTGAAACATATGGTGGCAGCATTTtgttgtgggaatgcttttcttcagcagggacagggaagctggtaagACTgaataggaagatggatggaggtcaATGAAGGAGAATCCTGGAATAAAATCTGTCAGAGGCCGCAGAAGACTTGACACTGAGGGCGAGGCTCACCTTCAAGCTGGGCAGAAACCCTAAACTTGTAACCAGAGCTTGGGCTCTTTTACCTTCTTGTTTCTGCAAACAAGAATGGGCATAAATTTAAGTTTCGaggtgtgcaaagctggtggagacatatcCCAAAATACTTTCAGCTGTCACTGCAGTGAACAACAGTTATACAATGTTTTGACTCAAGTGAgtggaatacaaatgcacagctaaattttcagattattatttgtaaaaaaaacattaaagtccaTGAACCTTTATCCTTTCACTTCAATGTTAAGTGCTACGTTTtgctgatctatcacataatcccaataaaatacattgaagttggtGATTGTATTGGGACAAAATGTGACTAAGTGCAAGGAATATAGAAAGGTTTTCCAAGCCACTGTggatataattttaattttcaagctctgtgaacaattcTTTGCAGCTACTAAGTGCTTTTATGCCAGATCATTAAAGAAAACTAGTGGCTTCAGATCAGTGTTACCCAGGCAAACCCACGCCTTCTCAAAGCTGTTCCAAAGATCCTTCGGACTTTTCTGCTGGTGGAGATGCAGCAATGTTTATTtccaaatatatttaatatatttgcaCTGAGACCTTCGCGAGCAACAATGTTGTTGATCTCCCAAATAGAAATAGAAGAACAAATCTCATGGTTTTCACCTACATAACTGTTAAGGAAATTACCTGGAGAGTTGCTCTATAGACAACAGCCAAGATTTCTGCAAGTGCTTCAAACATACGAGTTTCCTTTCTTAATTTCCAAAACGAATCTGGAAATTTATTGTGAAAGCCACATGTAAAGGCACGCACTTTGAAGTCAGCTATGCTCTAAATATATTGGGAAACACCTAGAAAACAATGGAAACACCACAGCTTAcctctgaaatgttaaatcacCACACAGAGCAACAAAAACAGGCGTACACAATATGTAAACTTGTCTCACCTCTCTTCCAGTCAGAATGTGCCTAGCTAGCTTCACTTTGGCAAAGttcccctttccaatggtcttAAGGAGCCGATAGTTGCCAATATGAGGCTGCTCGTCTGTGGAGGTGAAAGAGTTGCGACATCGTGGAAGGCTGTGACGACTCGCAGACTTTGTTGGGGGGGCTGGGGGCTCAACAAAGCCATCCACCGACGAGTGCTGCAGGAAAGGCGCACATGAAGATTAACAAAATCAGCAATCCATCTATGCAACACTGATTTACAATAATTTGGCCTTttcaaacaaaagcaaagaaaacctgaaaaaaacattttgtgcagTTGCCAAAAAAGAACAGACCAGACACGTTTTATTCATAAGTTGAAGCAAGTGTACTTATCTATAGTATCACTAGGGTGGCCGTATAGTTTTATAGtattcaaaaaaaaaagtagttcCTGTCACAACTAGACACAAACctacaaaagagaaaaatgaaaaaaactaatgaaTATACCAAAGAGAGCGGACAAAGTTATGCTGCAAGAAATACTTCCATTCCAGGAGATATCTGTAGGAAGGCTGAACGAGTGCAGTAAAGAAACCTGTCATAAAAACGACCGGATTTGGAAATCTTGGCAGCTTGGAGACATCAGAGTTAAGGTAAGGACCTATAGTCTCTAGAATACACTCACATATTCTGCTGTTTTTATCATGTTAGCCATGCTAACtgctaatataaaataataaagccAGGTAAAATGTTATCTGGtatctgattttaaaaacattagtaaaatcctgttttacaCCACAGCTCTCTCACACAGTGGTTTGATGCTCTTAATTTATGACCATTTACTGCAAGAATTAAATACTGTCCTTATAACGTCTTACCTTATAGCTCcaaaagagaaatcagaatcatCTGGGTATTGGCAGGTCAAAGGTTTACAAAATCCAGGGAATGGAAATCAACAATAAAAGTCTGATCAAGCCATAACCATGCCTCACAGGATATGTGTTGTTTGCATGAAATTGTATGATGGCATTTAATTTTGTGCCCCAGAATATCATTTTACTAGCTACTCTGTGGAGCTTGGTTCCAAGGGATAACgggttaatttatttataaacttATGGCTCAGATTTTAGCTATCAAACGTAAACAAAAGCTTTTCTCAATGAAAGAATCTTTAATGATGCACCAGAATATCCAAAGTTTTCCTAGAAACTTTGCAGAATGCAAAATACCTTCTGCAAGGTCAAACATGGCTTCATACTTGGATTTTTAACTGAACTAGTTAGTCTCAGCTTATAATTTTAACCTCTACCATTGCTGGCAAGTGCCCTATGACGATCTTTCCTCTGGGTggttgaaaatatgtttttaagtaaaaagtaggtatgtaaatattgtttatacAACACTTTTTACAAGAAACAACCACAAAGTGCTCACAGAATCTGATATGAAACTTCTTAACTTCTCCAGGTTTGTAGATATTAGTTCTGACTTCAAAATGATTTAGCCTTTCCTCACCAGAGCATTACTATGACTGTGTGAGAACACTGCTTTTTTCAAGGCGTGGATGTGCATATTATTCATCTTAATTCAACCTACTGAGCACAACCCAGGGTCACAGAAGGGTAATGAGGGTGAAACACCTTGATTAAAGTTACGGTTTGTTCGTGTTCACTCTGAAAAATAAACTACAAGAATAACTAATGGCAACCACATGCAGTGTAAATAAGGATATGGTGAATGCAACAAAAATCTATGTCAGGGAATTTTGGCTTCTGTTTCTATTGTAACACCATTTTAAATCACCATTTAAAATTTTAGCTTGCACTCTGAGTACTTAATTGGTGATACTCGGTCCAAGAGGAAACTATACAGAAGAATCGAGGTTCCTCCAGTCAATCTATGAAGGCCAACttccaaacataaacatgtaatCACCCACAAAGCAAGATTCAAAACCAGCGGACAGCTATAACCTTTGACAACGCATTCTAAATGTGTAGCACAGAGCCACAACTTTTCCAAAGCTTCCCTGATATGACAGGATTTGAAGGTGAACTAAAAACAGCTTGTTGTGAACGCAACACTGGTGCAGGCCTTGCGCAGTCTCCTCTGGTTTGCAACCTCTCCTCTACAACAGCTGCTGATGTCAGTCCAGTTCAAAGATCCCATGATCCTCTGCTCCTGAGCACCACACCCCACTAGAGAATAAAGCCTTGGTTGGGTTACCCAGGCTTATGTTCCTATTTCACTGGGGAAACGCTACACCCCTGCAGGGTGTGTGCATCACCTCAGCCAGCCTGCTTCCTGGCCAGAGTCAGAGCCATGAGGCAGGCATAAACTCGCCGGTTTTGCagtgaaaaaaaacccaaaaaaaacaaagacggGGAACTTCTGATAAGATCCCAGCGAAGATCTGCACTCCCATTTCACACAAACTCTTGGCTTCACAGACTGAACATGAAGAAAGAAATACATATACAGGAAAGTGACTGGGTTCTCCTGTTTGATTACTGTacaaatgttgtctcacttgttcCAGGCCAATGACATTGTGTCCTCAGGGACGCCatgcaaaaacagcaacacaaaTGCTTAGAAGCAcatacacaaaaaaaagaacaccagAGAAGAGATGCCTCTTTATTGCTGGTCTAAAGGCCACTCACCTCTCTAAGTAATGGAGTCTTATACAATGCAGTTTAGCTGCTATTTTGTCCTACTGGTCTGTGAGCTGCACTTGTACAGGAGCAAAGTAGCCTGGCTGGCTCCTCCCAGAGATGCTGAGACTGGGCTTTAATAGCCACCTAGCAATCTATGTCTGTGAGAGCAGCTTTTTCCAGACATTTACATTAGCAGCTGATGCATTATAGAACACTAACCGTGCTCAGCAATGCATCTAATAATGGTCTGAGAGGCAATATAATCATGTAAAGGAGGGTTTGTTAATCTATGTCTACACTGCTAAGCGAAATGCATTCCTTATTTGTTTTAACACTGATGATCAAAATGCATCTGCTCTGAAATAGAGTTAGCTTTAGACAGACAGTGACCTTTTTAAAATGGAGACTAGTCCCAACCTCTTTTTCCGATCTATGAAGGCACAACATGTAAACTCTAACAGGTCCTGCAgaaaacactcttcagtgtggataGTATTACTGAGTGAAAAAGACTCAAGTTATTTTTATATCTGTCAGAATACACACATTAGGTGTAATAAGCTATTTAAATGGAAACTGTCTGCAATCATTCAGGCTGTGAGGGagcgagagagagcaagacttaaCAAGCTAACAGGAAAGCTGAACGGAGTGTTTTCTACCTCTTTCATTGAACATGCTTGATTTAGAGAAGTTGGTAGCCTTTTTGAAATCCAAATTAAAGTAAAGCTCTACATTGTTTGGAACAATGATGGCCAACTTCCATCTTcaagtgtcctgcatgttttagatgcgtCTATGcttcaaatggctgaattgcCTCCACAACATGCCATGAAGTTTTGCAGGAACCTGCCAATGAACTATTGATTCAGGCGTGTGAGACCagggaaacatttaaacatgcaccagctcttgaggactggagttagCCACCCCTAGTCTAGAAAATAGACATGGAGTGTGGTGTTTTTGTAATGTTAGCCACATAGCTAACACCTGTAAGACGATAGTTTAAAACTTCGGAATAGTTTCGTGTTTGATTTAAAATCAGTAAACCCTATGGCCTGATGTAGCCTCTGCTcataatctaaatattttgatcACAGACAACAAGAGGGCTCgaaataaatactttataatATTACAGTTCTTACAGAGGTGGCCAAAATTGGTATTTGCAAGTAAACGCACTGCCAAATACCAGAGATagtcttcttaaataaaatattaaatttcccTGACGTTTAAGCAACTCCTTCCAGTCATTTCCAGTCCGTCAACAATATGATAAGGGGTGGCTTCAGTTTCCAGGAAACATCAGAGGAACCCTTTTTCACAGCCTGTGTTAGCAAACATTATCTCAAAAGATCTATTATATTATAGAGCCGTGATTAGGATGAGGGGAAACAAACAGGAATGGAATTTTCTAAACATTCCTTCACACTGAGAGGTCTCTCGTGATTCCAGTGATGTCTCTTAATAAAAGCCTGTCTTGTAGcactccctcctcctcctctaacACTGAGTGTGCAGTTACAACAGGGCCCAATGGGTGATGGATGTCACATTACGATGCTACCAAACGCTGCGACTGAAAAGTAGGGCAACAACCTCCCCCAATTCAGCGACACATATTGACGCGGAGGAACAGAAAATACCCACAGCTGCACGAGTGGGGCGATGAAACAAGCCCACAAAAGGACGCGGAGACAATATTTCATTCTTTATATTAACACCAATGGTTCGCTTCAGCCTTAAAGCCCCACTGACGCAGTGCGTTGTTGAGGGCTATTGTGCTGGAGAAACTAGGACAAACATATTTATTCTAGGCTGGTTAACTTGGGCTTCGTGCTTTTACTCCCAACaaggagagagggagaaaaaaaagcctGAGTGATCATTGGTGGTGTCGCTCTGTAACATTGTGGTCTCCACAAGCCATTAACCAGAGCGctctacaataaattaaaaaaacacccCGGACACCATTGTTAGGCCACCATGTCTTCTGTATCCCGGTGTTTGGGTAAAATAACACTTACATTCTCGGTGTCACGCTCGTTCACTGTGGGCAATGGCGTTCTGGTCGACATCTTGTGAGTCTCGCAGGCCGCTCAACGATGCAGCGGGCTGGGCAGAGCAGACACGGCGCGGTGTCTCGGTCCCCTTCCTACATCCCCTGATAGCGGGCCTTTTACCGCAGCATGTCGCGGACGGACGGACCCCGGCTGACGCGTCGGATTCCCTTATCGGCTTTGTGCACTTCCCCTTCAGGTGGACTGGTGTCAGACaggaaaggagaaaaaaaaagagagaccgaccgagagggaggaggaggggagACAGGCCGGGAAGATGCGTCGGTTTGGACGGCTCTGCGCAGCTCATCTTAAACCTCCCACTAGGAAGGATGGAGgatccctctctctctctctctctctctcatacaCACATTCCCTTTGTTTGCTCCTCATTCAAGTGCTGATACTGAACAGTGTCTTTTACATAGAGCAAATACGCCTGATAAATCGCTCCATGTAACTGCTTTATGATCCGCAAATCAGATCTGGACATTTTAATTATTGTGCCCTACCTgaatataaacatttaaaaatatatatataatgtctgGAATAAATACCGTTTatattttttgcaattttatATCTGTGATTTAActtcatatgttttttttattcatgtacTCTAACTGAAGTGTTTGAATGTGTATCCACAGAGGCCTAATTCACGGATGAAGCTTAACTCACACAAACTGATCGGATTTTGCCACCTGTTGGGCTTCCCCAGCAATGCACCCTTCGCTGTTCGTCTCCATGCGAATAAAAATTATAACATTTatgagtgaacaaacagcaaaacAGATCCACTATCCGCTTTCAGATGAGAGATTTGgtacttttcttttatcaatGAAATGGTCACATGTTGGTTTCTGGGTGTGGTCATCCAGGTGCATCCAGTTGTGTTGTCACCATCTGTCCACTAGGTGTCAGGCTGCTGACGATCATGTGGAAGctgagaatcagaatcagaatcagaatcagaaaagctttattgccaagtacgtttttggacatacaaggaatttgttttggcgtatcAAAACTGTGCctctcaatatttttaaattaagtaCA
This genomic stretch from Girardinichthys multiradiatus isolate DD_20200921_A chromosome 22, DD_fGirMul_XY1, whole genome shotgun sequence harbors:
- the mark1 gene encoding serine/threonine-protein kinase MARK1 isoform X7, with amino-acid sequence MSTRTPLPTVNERDTENHSSVDGFVEPPAPPTKSASRHSLPRCRNSFTSTDEQPHIGNYRLLKTIGKGNFAKVKLARHILTGREVAVKIIDKTQLNPTSLQKIPV